The genomic stretch GTGTCGGTCAGCGGCGTGTTCAGGTCGGGATGTGTGCAGTTACGGTTACCGGCGGCGTCGGTGAAGGTCGCGAGAAAGCCGTCCGGCGAGCTGACGCTGTTCAGTCGTCCTGCCGGGGTGTAGGCGTAATGGTGGTCGCCGAGTCCGGTGGTCATCTGCGCCATCTGCCCGGCGACGTTGTAGTGATAGTTGCGCTTGAGGTTTGGATGGCCGACGTCCGGCGTGTGCTGCGCGGCGAGTTGTCCGGTGAGTGAATAGACATTTTCGCTCTGCCAGTTATCGCTGAACCGGCGCGTAGTTTCGCGGTGCAGCCTGTCGCGGGTGATTTCCAGCAGCACGTCGTCACCGAGTTTTACACCCAGAAGATGGCCGGGGCCGTAGGTCTGCCAGCGGATTTCCGGCAGGCCGTCGTAGCGGACGGCGGATTCAAAGCCGCGCACGTCAAAACCCCGCACTGCGGTGTGCTGCCAGAGCAGGTCGCCGTGCGCGTTGCGGATAATCTGCCGCTCGCCGTTAAGATTATCGTTGGCGTCGTACTGAAAGCGCACGCTGACCAGATGGGTCTCGCTGCGGTGGGCGGTTTCGGTGACGCGTCCGGCGGCGTCATATTGCCACAGCGCGTCGTCCGGACCGTCGTTCGTCTCCGGTCGCTGCTGGCGGATAAGCTGGCCTTCGTCATCGTAATGCCAGTGCGTCATCAGCCCGGCATCGTCGCTGCGGATTAGCTGACCGGCGATGTTGTACTGATAACTCTGCACGCGCCCGTCGAAACCAACCTCCTGAATCAGCCGGTCCATGACGTCGTAGCTGAATTTCGTGTCAGCGCCGTTTTCGTTAACCAGCCGCATCAGCCTGTCCGCGCTGTCGAATTCGGTTTGTCGCGTGAGCCCGCCTTCGGTTTGTGCGGTTGGATTACCGCGCTCATCGTAAGTCAGGGTACTTTGCGTGCCGTCAGGTCGGGTGATGGTGATGACATCTCCGGTGGCATTGTATTCCCAGCGGGTGATAAGTCCCGCGCTGTCCTCGCGCGACATCCGACGTCCGCGCGCATCGTACGCAAAGCGGGTTTTCATTCCTTCTTCGTGCAGTATTTCCAGCGGCTGACCGTCGCGGTTATAGCGGTAAGTCGTTTTGAAACCGGAGCAGTCGGTGAAACTTTCCAGCAGCCCTGCCGCATTCCATTCCAGCGTCTGACGCCCGCCCGCCGCGTCTTCGGTGGCGCTGGGCTGTGCACTTTTATCGTCGGCGTAATGATAGCGACGGGTCTGGTGCAGGGCGTCAGTCTCAGCAGTCAGACGCCCCAGTGCATCATATTCCCGGCTCACGCGGCGTCCGTCGGGCGCGGTGCTGCAAACCAGCTGCCCTTGTTTGTTGTAGTTGAACTGGCTGCGCTTTTCGCCGCCCGGATGCAAAATCGCGCCCAGCGTGCCATTGGCCGGGTTGATATGAAATTCGGTGGTGCGTCCCGAGACATCGGTCTGGGATATCAGCTGGCCGCGGTTGTTGAACGCGCTTTGCGTGCAGCTGCCGTCGGCCTGTTCGAGTCTGACCACGCGGCGAAGTCCCTTTTCACCCTCGAAGTGATAAACGCGTAAGCGCCCGAGGCTGTCGGTGACGCGGGTCTGGTTTTTGGTGTATTCAAATTCGTAAGACAGGCCGCCGGGATTGACCTGCGAAATGACTTTTCTGGACGCGTCGTAAGCGTAATGTGTGGCGGGGCGTCCGGCGTAACGGTGGGCAATCATCAGACCGGTGCCGGAAAGTTCGGGATGCCAGTCAAACTCCCGGACCACTTCGCCCGCGCGGTCATAAACGGTTTTCAGTTCACCGCGCGGCGTGAAGTCGTAGCGCACCAGAGGTTTTGTCGGCAAGTCCGGAAACGCGACATCCTTTGTCAGCCAGACAGCGGAAAGCCGCACGCCGCCATCTTCGCCCCAGCCGTTATCCGGCACGGGTTTGAAGTCCGGCAGCGTGACTAATTCAAGGCGAAAGCGCCGCCCGCAGCTGTCGGTGACGCCGGTAATCTGCCCGGCGAATTCGCCTTCGGCGTCACGATGATAATTAAGCTGATGACCAAAGCGGTCGCACAAACCAAAAAGCACACGTGAAGACGGCAGCGGGCGCGGCAATACGTCTTCTGCTGTTTCGGGCAACTGCACGCAGCCTAAAATCCACCACGGGCCGATGGCGTCATTGGCGACAAAATAGTAATGCGGGCTGTTGCGGAGTTCCTCCGGCAGCGCCTGCCAGAGTTTGCTGAGCGGATGCGCCTCGTTTTGCTTATCCACACCGCCGCGTGCCAGCCAGAGGTTTTCGCTGTGGCTGAAGGCAATCTGGCCGGGCGGAAGGAGGTGGAAATGAATGCTTCGTCCCGAATTATCGTTAAGGATAAGTTCGTCCGCGCGGATTTGCAGGCGGATATCCGCCGCCGCCGACCAGCCGGGGCCGAACATTCCGACGGGCGCGGGCGTGTCCGTTTTATAACTGCTGTAGCTGCGAGAAAGGACAAAAGGCAAAGAAGCGGGCAGTGCGATGTCGGTTTCGCCGGGCAGAACTTTGGCGCCGAGCGACGGGTTCACGGGGCTGCCTTCCACCACACCGCCGGGGCAAACCG from Rahnella sikkimica encodes the following:
- a CDS encoding RHS repeat-associated core domain-containing protein, yielding MTGFPAARQGDNTATGGPIVQGSLGVMIGAPTGVACSVCPGGVVEGSPVNPSLGAKVLPGETDIALPASLPFVLSRSYSSYKTDTPAPVGMFGPGWSAAADIRLQIRADELILNDNSGRSIHFHLLPPGQIAFSHSENLWLARGGVDKQNEAHPLSKLWQALPEELRNSPHYYFVANDAIGPWWILGCVQLPETAEDVLPRPLPSSRVLFGLCDRFGHQLNYHRDAEGEFAGQITGVTDSCGRRFRLELVTLPDFKPVPDNGWGEDGGVRLSAVWLTKDVAFPDLPTKPLVRYDFTPRGELKTVYDRAGEVVREFDWHPELSGTGLMIAHRYAGRPATHYAYDASRKVISQVNPGGLSYEFEYTKNQTRVTDSLGRLRVYHFEGEKGLRRVVRLEQADGSCTQSAFNNRGQLISQTDVSGRTTEFHINPANGTLGAILHPGGEKRSQFNYNKQGQLVCSTAPDGRRVSREYDALGRLTAETDALHQTRRYHYADDKSAQPSATEDAAGGRQTLEWNAAGLLESFTDCSGFKTTYRYNRDGQPLEILHEEGMKTRFAYDARGRRMSREDSAGLITRWEYNATGDVITITRPDGTQSTLTYDERGNPTAQTEGGLTRQTEFDSADRLMRLVNENGADTKFSYDVMDRLIQEVGFDGRVQSYQYNIAGQLIRSDDAGLMTHWHYDDEGQLIRQQRPETNDGPDDALWQYDAAGRVTETAHRSETHLVSVRFQYDANDNLNGERQIIRNAHGDLLWQHTAVRGFDVRGFESAVRYDGLPEIRWQTYGPGHLLGVKLGDDVLLEITRDRLHRETTRRFSDNWQSENVYSLTGQLAAQHTPDVGHPNLKRNYHYNVAGQMAQMTTGLGDHHYAYTPAGRLNSVSSPDGFLATFTDAAGNRNCTHPDLNTPLTDTLPVWYHNRIQRDERYIYEHDKFGNLTEKRPYRAGWREAPRGAISHFTYDQAHRLTRLKMEEDGQIQMQARYIYDPLGRRVGKHVTQLNPQSGETETQNIWFGWDGDRLVLTENRDTQLHTIYHPNSFVPLLRAEHARMEDSHRSLAEKLEEENGSALPTELHLRLNEIEKDIRKNRLSDDNQQWLDAVGLKAENLALWLDPMPEGEALKIHLYHCDHLGTPIALINHRTSKVEWSAVMDVWGNAVDVFNPYKLRQPIRMQGQHYDEESGLHYNRHRYYDPMQGRYITQDPIGLRGGWNRYIYINNPVQYIDALGLKGFGIGISQAGQAAESAGRYLSESDRQAALSAISGPYYAPMSGSISVDLSYALDFFMGGNDSYGLAAGTNIGSPVGVDLCVYRSLCEHEGIGIAVGGAFTGTISGGGVSSGESDLEGWGGAGGWLGKFGLTAMKDSAGNKSGSLGAGPGAGGFVGKITCRQSTKCAFD